The Cicer arietinum cultivar CDC Frontier isolate Library 1 chromosome 1, Cicar.CDCFrontier_v2.0, whole genome shotgun sequence genome contains the following window.
attttttgaagatATTTGGTTTTTGACttcattaatttgagatttgaCACATTCTAGGTCTTCCTGTTTTATCATATGATTGCAGGTTCAGAAAATTCAGTTATTAACACCAAATATCGGTGTTGTATACAGGTTTGTGTCTCTGTACatgttttaatcattttaagtGAAACATGCTTGTATGGCATTATTTTGTTGTACAGTGGTGCTTTACATTATGGCAGTTGATGATTGAGTTTTGATCGTGTTCTTAAACACGAAATGCCGTCGAAGTTACTGTTAGAAACACAGAAGTTGaaatgaaagaatgattgaaagAATCAAAAGAATAGAAGTGTATTATtgaaaactaaatatataacagaGAACTCTATCCAAGAGATTTCCATTCACAAAAAAATATGTCCTTGTGTTTACAAACTATCAGAAGTACTCGATGACTACCCCTAAATCGACTCCTCCCTATTTATCTAGCCTATCCCCTTCTAATCCCTTCCAACTAGCTAACAAATCATATTAATGGACTAACTGACTAATGCAACAATTGTCCTTATTCTAACCCAACATACATCCTAACTGTTTCCTATCTACTTTTTCTATTGCTGTTCAGCTTTAGATATATTATAGTGGTTATTTTccttaaattgttttcaaatatcATGTTTAATGGATTTCAATTTTGTCGTTGTTGTTCAGTGGCATGGGTCCTGATTTCCGAGTTTTGGTCCGAAAAAGCAGGAAACAAGCTGAGCAGTATCACCGATTATATAAAGTAcagtatattattttatattgcaaTATTCTTTCTTCCTGTTCTTCCTCTATTAGGACAATGTCTTTTAGTTATAACATGTTCATACGTAGTTCTGCTGCctattcttttattatttccTATCGCTTGGAATGAATTAGAACACATTTCCTTTTCAACCATGGGACCTTAGTTATCCTTGTTGCAGCGTTGTGGGATGTATTCTTAGTGTTGTTGTTATGCATTGATTACATGTTCCTTAAAgcatttctttttcttttattgatattattgagtactttttaattgtgtttcttaaaaaatacaaaattattatgctACTGATAATCTTTATCTTTAAGAATATACATTTTATAGTCCAGTTGGCTTTTCTGTTTTATCTTTTGGTATTCTATTATGgatcttttgttaaaaatagGCTATCTCATATGGTAAGCGAACATTTCAGGAACCAATCCCTGTCACTCAACTTGTAAGGGAAGTTGCTGCTGTTATGCAGGAATTTACTCAGTCCgggtaattattaatttatttgtaatgtcTGCACTTTCTGAAATGTTTTGAAACCTGAACTTTACATTATATAGTCCTAGGTCATAGCATATAAGTTCATTTTATTCACATACATCACTCCTCCCACTACCAAAAAAAAGGAAGATAGATAGAAAAATAATGTGTGAACTTTGAGTTTTTGTGTAAATTGATCATGCAACTTCTACCTGTGTCCTGTTTTCTCATTTTGTCTTCCTTATTATCATCCCCTGACTAGAATTTTCGAACTACGGTTTCACCCCTGTAATTTTACAAcagaaaatcatttatttttattagaaaataaaattgctAAAATCATCTACTCAAATCAACATGAAGTACTCATTGTGATGCTTTTTAAAGTGGATGGATATTAATTGTTGTAATTACATTAAGTTAAATGTTGAGGAATTGTTAGGCAATAAACACCTATTATCTTAAAATGTTGAGGGAATTTTGGAATGAGTCTAAAAGGTGTCTGAAACTTGGGACACTTTCCTTGGTTAAAGAATCAGTATTGTGGATCCAATATCAGCATGCATTAATTTTGATTCAACTGTttagataaacattttggtTACAATTGGAATTCCACAATGAACCCCTAAATCTAAATTATCGTGAACTGAATTGGACccccttacttttttttttatactttttgcATTTTCCCctattttatctttgaatttaatatttcttttttctttttttgtcctAATAGTGGTGTTAGGCCTTTTGGAGTGTCCCTACTGGTTGCAGGGTTTGATGATAATGGACCACAATTATATCAGGTATGACATATACTGTACATGTAAAAAGTCTAGACAGCATTTACCTCATTGGTGAAATTTACGGTGTTATTTGTATTGTGTTTATTGAGTTTGTActgtaatattttttcttcttgcaCTTGAAATTGTTTAAAGTTACTGCAGATTTtggagaaagagaagaaaaaatttaagggttgttttttactttttgcCGCAATTTGTTTTTTCTGTAGGTGGATCCATCAGGTTCATATTTTTCTTGGAAAGCTTCTGCTATGGGGAAAAATGTTTCTAATGCTAAGACATTTCTCGAGAAGAGGTACGCTTTCACATTAATGATGACAATGTTGTAGGCTAATATGCGGAGTGTATCAATGTATGATATGTCTATATATATGTCTGGTTTGTTGTGTCCATTATGTGCtttgaaactttattttaaatattattatgactATATGTTTCTGAGTGATGTTAGTATCGTTCGTTACAGTTATATCTCAGTGTTTCTatcaattcaatttattttctcttgatTGTCCAATTCTAGGTACACGGATGACATGGAGCTTGATGACGCAGTACACACAGCAATATTGACACTGAAGGAAGGGTAGGAGAGTGCCGTTAAAATTTTATGCATTAAATAAAACCTTaatgaaaatatcatatttaatttaattatcacAGTCAGTTAGCAGGCTTATCGTTTTGTTTCCTTTTCCATTTTTAAGCAAAATATATCTCCTCTTGCCATAAATAGAGTATGGTAGCTTATGTCTTCCAGAATTTTAAATTGGAAAAAGAAGTGCATCTAAGATTGGCTTATTGGGttcaatgaaaaatattgaGGCTAATCCTATGTAGGGTATTATAGTAAATTTTGTATTAGTGATCTTGACATGTACAAAGGCACATCTCTCCCAAATCATCATGAGCAGACGTCAGAGTTGCAAGGTTCCAAGCTTGTTAGattggaaaatttgaaaatgataGGGAGTGATAACTGTTCATAATTCCCTTCATTGacaatttttatgttatctattttgtttttttctccTTATCAGCTACTGTATTTTGCAACCTATCTGGTCTTTGTTTATCTTTGAAATCGTTCTCTTTTGTTGGTGTTTTCTAGGTTTGAAGGACAGATCTCAGGAAAAAACATTGAAATTGGCATAATTGGTGCAGACAAAAAGTTCAGGTGCATATCTTTGTTCACTAAAATATACATTGGCTTACTgttctgttttgttttttctcttttcagTATTTATTTAATGGAACCTTTCT
Protein-coding sequences here:
- the LOC101514836 gene encoding proteasome subunit alpha type-2-A-like, which codes for MGDSQYSFSLTTFSPSGKLVQIEHALTAVASGQTSLGINASNGVVIATEKKLPSILVDEASVQKIQLLTPNIGVVYSGMGPDFRVLVRKSRKQAEQYHRLYKEPIPVTQLVREVAAVMQEFTQSGGVRPFGVSLLVAGFDDNGPQLYQVDPSGSYFSWKASAMGKNVSNAKTFLEKRYTDDMELDDAVHTAILTLKEGFEGQISGKNIEIGIIGADKKFRVLTPAEIDDYLGEVE